ATCACCTGTAGTGGAAAGCCTCTCTCTCTCGCTCTAAGATGAATCTTGTGAGCCGTGTCCATTGAATCATTTCCACCGTTATAGAAGAAGTAACGAATGGAATGAGCGTCGAAGACTCTGAACAATCTGTCAAAATCCTCATCGCTTTCGATTCTCGTTCTGCAGGAGCCGAATATGGCACCCGGAGTGTAGGGAATCTTGTCTATCTCACTTCGTGTTTCTCCTGTCAAGTCAATGAGGTTCTCGTTGAGGATACCTTTGATACCGTTTATCCCTGCAAATACGCTGTCGATTTCTTCACTCTCAAGCGCTGCGACAAGAGTTCCATAGGCGGATGCATTAATTACAGAAGTTACGCCACCTGACTGCGCATAAACCGCATTATTCAATAGTCCCACCCCCAAATGAATATACCATAATGCGAGATCAACAGCCACAAAAAAACAGACGCCCTAAGGCGTCTGTGAAAATCAACGACTTCTTATCAGCAGGCTTCAGTAATAGTTGGCACCGTCTCCGAAGCATTACCCCAAATTGTTATGACGTTTTCCATTGAGTACAGAGTATTCTCTACACCAGAGTAACCTGGTTTTTCATCGAGGTTGCATACAATTACGTTCTTGGATTTCTCAACTTCGAGAATCGGCATTCCGTATATGGGAGTGCCTTCGGCCGTATTAGCAGAAGGGTTAACAACATCGCACGCACCAATCACGATCGTTAAGTCGGTGTTTTCAAACTCGGGGTTTATCGTATCCATATCGTACAACTTGTCATAATCAATACCCACTTCCGCAAGCAAGACATTCATATGTCCAGGCATTCTTCCGGCCACTGGATGTATTCCAATCTTGACTTGCTTTCCAGCCTTCTCCATACAGTCAATAAGATCCTTGACTTTGCCCTGCGCCTGTGCTACTGCCATTCCATATCCAGGCACTATTATCACTTTCTTTGCTTTGGAAATTATGGAAGGCAAGTCTTCGTCGACCTTCTCATCTCTTCTGCCAGTCGGTGAAGAAGATTTACCGATCAGCGCGCTTATTCCAGGCACCGTCTCCGAAGCATTACCCCAAATTGTTATGACGTTTTCCATTGAGTACAGAGTATTCTCTACACCAGAGTAACCTGGTTTTTCATCGAGGTTGCATACAATTACGTTCTTGGATTTCTCAACTTCGAGAATCGGCATTCCGTATATGGGAGTGCCTTCGGCCGTATTAGCAGAAGGGTTAACAACATCGCACGCACCAATCACGATCGTTAAGTCGGTGTTTTCAAACTCCGGGTTTATCGTATCCATATCGTACAACTTGTCATAATCAATACCCACTTCCGCAAGCAAGACATTCATATGTCCAGGCATTCTTCCGGCCACTGGATGTATTCCAATCTTGACTTGCTTTCCAGCCTTCTCCATACAGTCAATAAGATCCTTGACTTTGCCCTGCGCCTGTGCTACTGCCATTCCATATCCAGGCACTATTATCACTTTCTTGGACAAGTTTATGATTTTTCCCATATCCGTGCCCCGCGTTTTCTTTTCATGGACTTCTTCAAGGCTATTTGAGACGTGCGTAAGATTCTCCGCCTTCTTTGAGTTAGAAACCGTGGTCATTCCAGTCAGTACGGCACTTAGGCTCCTGTTCATTGCCCTGCACATTATCCTTGTCAGAATCAGACCTGAGACTCCAACAACTGCCCCTACTCCTACGAGAAGAGGGTCCTCAACAGCGAACCCGGTTATCGAGGCAGCCACGCCGGAAAAAGAGTTAAGCAGAGAGATTACTACGGGCATGTCTGCCCCCCCAACTCTAAGAGCCATTATTACTCCATAGACTGCCGCGATTACAATAAGGAGAATAACCCAAACCGTATAAATTCCTGTTATGAAGGTGCTTAGCAAGACTAATACAGCAGCTATTAAGAGAAGTATTTGCTGTAACTTACCGCTCTCGTCAAGGTTGACAGGTTTTCCCGAAATGATACCCTGCAACTTCATCGCTGCAACCATACTTCCTGTGAAAGTCAATACACCAACGGACAATGCTAAAGAAGCCGTTAACCACAAGTACCAGCTTGCACCGCTAACAAACAGACTGCTTCCAGCAATTGCAACTAGCGCCGAGGCAACGCCACCGAATCCATTCAGCATTCCAACCATTTGTGGCATCTGAATCATTTTGACTACATGACCGAGTGACACACCGGCAAAGCCTCCGATAACTAACCAAAGCCATAGGGATGCATTCCCCATGCCGCCGTAGGCAATTATTGTGTATATTATCGCGGCGCCCATAAAGGCAGCTCCAATCCGATTGCCAAGAAGAGCTGTCTTTGGAGACTGCATCAATCGGATCTGAAGGATGAACCCAACTATGAATATTGCTGCAATGATAATAACACTCATTTGTTCTTTCTCCTAACACTAGAATCGAACATCTTCAGCATACGATCGGTTACCCAGAATCCTCCAACAACATTGATCATTGCTAAGACAAGAGCAGCTCCACTAAGAAATTGGACGATTCCCGAATCAACAGTTGCAAAGACAGCGATTGCACCCAGAATGGTAATACCCGACAATGCATTCATACCCGACATAAGAGGAGTATGAAGAAGCGAGGGTACTGAAGATATTATCCTGTAACCTAGTATGGCACAGGCGACCAGGAAAATTATCAAAGCAAAGAGCATAGAAATCCTCCTCTTATTCAACAGTAGAAATTATTCTTTTATCTCTCCCATTGCCAACAAAGCACCGTGATGAACAATTGATCCCGCACGAGTGACAAGTGTCTCTTTCACAATCTGATCATCAGAGTCGGCATCGATCTTTCCATCTTTCACCAGGTTGTCAACGAAGTGCCAGATATTGCTTGAAAACATCCTTGTCGAGTCTATTGATAGTGTGGCCGGAATGTTGAGCATTCCAATCAACCAAACTGAATTGTAATCATATTCCTTACCTTCTTCTGTAAGCTCGCAATTGCCTCCCTGATCGATAGCGATGTCAACAATCACAGAGCCCTTTTTCATGGAAGTGACCATTGGTTCAGTTACTAGAATGGGCGCAACCTCTCCTGGAATTAGTGCAGAAAGGACCAGGATGTCGCAAGACTGCAAATGCTTTGATAGGATCTCTCTTTCCTTCTCGTACCACTCTTTTGGGAGCCTTTTAGCATATCCACCTTTTCCCATGGCTAGTTCCTGCGGGACGTCGAATGGAATTACTTCGACGCCAAGTGACTTTGCCTGAGCAGCTGCTTCCGGTCTAATATCAAGTGCCTTAACCTTTGCCCCCAATCTCTTGGCAGTTGCAATTGCCTGAAGACCGGCCACTCCTACGCCAACAACAACCACTTCAGAAGGAGGTATCAT
This window of the Mesotoga sp. BH458_6_3_2_1 genome carries:
- a CDS encoding NAD(P)(+) transhydrogenase (Re/Si-specific) subunit beta — translated: MSVIIIAAIFIVGFILQIRLMQSPKTALLGNRIGAAFMGAAIIYTIIAYGGMGNASLWLWLVIGGFAGVSLGHVVKMIQMPQMVGMLNGFGGVASALVAIAGSSLFVSGASWYLWLTASLALSVGVLTFTGSMVAAMKLQGIISGKPVNLDESGKLQQILLLIAAVLVLLSTFITGIYTVWVILLIVIAAVYGVIMALRVGGADMPVVISLLNSFSGVAASITGFAVEDPLLVGVGAVVGVSGLILTRIMCRAMNRSLSAVLTGMTTVSNSKKAENLTHVSNSLEEVHEKKTRGTDMGKIINLSKKVIIVPGYGMAVAQAQGKVKDLIDCMEKAGKQVKIGIHPVAGRMPGHMNVLLAEVGIDYDKLYDMDTINPEFENTDLTIVIGACDVVNPSANTAEGTPIYGMPILEVEKSKNVIVCNLDEKPGYSGVENTLYSMENVITIWGNASETVPGISALIGKSSSPTGRRDEKVDEDLPSIISKAKKVIIVPGYGMAVAQAQGKVKDLIDCMEKAGKQVKIGIHPVAGRMPGHMNVLLAEVGIDYDKLYDMDTINPEFENTDLTIVIGACDVVNPSANTAEGTPIYGMPILEVEKSKNVIVCNLDEKPGYSGVENTLYSMENVITIWGNASETVPTITEAC
- a CDS encoding NAD(P) transhydrogenase subunit alpha, giving the protein MLFALIIFLVACAILGYRIISSVPSLLHTPLMSGMNALSGITILGAIAVFATVDSGIVQFLSGAALVLAMINVVGGFWVTDRMLKMFDSSVRRKNK
- a CDS encoding NAD(P) transhydrogenase subunit alpha, with product MKFSGLTIGVPKEILAGELRVAVTPDVAKKFVENGARFVIESGAGEGAFFFDSDYSAVGAEVVSTAQEVYSRANLILKVKEPQFNNSIGKHEAELINRGATIVAFLHPAHDVNHKAIRILAEREITSFTLDSIPRISKAQSMDALTSMSTVAGYKSVIFGANRIKKFIPMMPTSAGMIPPSEVVVVGVGVAGLQAIATAKRLGAKVKALDIRPEAAAQAKSLGVEVIPFDVPQELAMGKGGYAKRLPKEWYEKEREILSKHLQSCDILVLSALIPGEVAPILVTEPMVTSMKKGSVIVDIAIDQGGNCELTEEGKEYDYNSVWLIGMLNIPATLSIDSTRMFSSNIWHFVDNLVKDGKIDADSDDQIVKETLVTRAGSIVHHGALLAMGEIKE